The region TCGGGCTGCTGGTCGTCGCCGCCGTCCTGGTCTTCAGCCGGGGCCGCGGGCAGGACTTCACCACGGCGACCGGCATCGCCCTGTCGGGCGGCTTCGGCCTGGGGGTCGTGCTGGTGTCGTCGCAGGACGGGTTCACCCGCGACCTCGCGGCCTACACCGTGGGCGACGTCCTCGCGGTGAGCACGGGCGACCTCGCGGCGACCGTCGCCGTCGCCGTGGGCGTGCTGGTCCTGCTGGCCCTGGTGGGCAAGGAACTGCTGCTCGCGGCCTTCGACCCGGTGGGCGCCGCGGCGCTCGGGCTGCCGACCGTGCTGCTCGACTTCGCCCTGCTGGCGGTCGTCGAGGTGACCGTCGTCGCCACCGTGCCCGCCCTCGGGACGATCCTCGCCGTCGCGCTGATCGTCGGCCCGGCCGCGACCGCACGCCTGCTCAGCGACAGGATCGCGCTGCTGTTCCCGATCGCCGCGGCGATCGGGGTCGCCTGCGCGCTGGCGGGCGTGTGGGTCTCCACAGTGTGGAACGTCGCGACCGGGGCGTCGATCGCCCTGCTCGTCGGCCTGGTGTTCGGCGCGGTCTTCCTCACGACCGCCGTACGCGGACGGGCGAGACGGGCCGTGCCGGTCAGGGCGTGAGCAGGACCATGATCGTTTACGCATGCCCGAGTTATGGAAGAGGAAACAGGCCTTGTCAGAGGCGGAGCACGCTGCCCCGCTCGTCCACGTGGTCGGCGCTCTCGTCGTCGAACCACACGCCGCCCGTCGCGAGGTAGCGGAACCGGTGCGCGCCGGGCGGGAGGATCACCGACACGGTACGGATGCCGTTCCTGCGCCGCAGCAGTTCGTGGCGGCCGGGCAGCCAGTCGTTGAAGTCGCCGACCACGCTGACCGTCCCCAGGGGCTGGTCGACGGGCAGTGCGAAGGTCACGCGGGTCTTCGGGCCGAACAGCCTGTTGCGCTTCAGCATGCGTCTCCTCCCATCCAATGCGATGACGCATATTGTCGCGTATCGCACCTAAAGGAAGAAACCAGTAAAGGAGGGACGTAACACAATATTCACGGCTTTTTCAGGGTATTCGGCCGACTCCGCAGAGGAACCAGGTGGGCAGGTTGCGCCGAGCCTGCCGCACGAGCGGATTCTCGTCGCCGGGCCGCCAGTCGTCCAGCGGGACGAGGCCGGGATCGAGGAGGTCGAAACCGTCGAACAGGCCGTGGATCTCCTCG is a window of Microbispora sp. NBC_01189 DNA encoding:
- a CDS encoding isoamylase early set domain-containing protein; this translates as MLKRNRLFGPKTRVTFALPVDQPLGTVSVVGDFNDWLPGRHELLRRRNGIRTVSVILPPGAHRFRYLATGGVWFDDESADHVDERGSVLRL
- a CDS encoding metal ABC transporter permease, which translates into the protein MNWLDSTVHRALVEAVLVGVLGGVTGVFVVARRLPFFTMALTHATFPGIVVAAMLGVNLYLGGGLFGLLVVAAVLVFSRGRGQDFTTATGIALSGGFGLGVVLVSSQDGFTRDLAAYTVGDVLAVSTGDLAATVAVAVGVLVLLALVGKELLLAAFDPVGAAALGLPTVLLDFALLAVVEVTVVATVPALGTILAVALIVGPAATARLLSDRIALLFPIAAAIGVACALAGVWVSTVWNVATGASIALLVGLVFGAVFLTTAVRGRARRAVPVRA